A window from Chitinivibrionales bacterium encodes these proteins:
- a CDS encoding prolyl oligopeptidase family serine peptidase: MTRSQNDDDERVRNNMIKHFIFLVIFLISAPDNGYESELELLREDRYKTFYKIAYSSLARMSKARAWRTVAQGVEEITIRSSADSTMQRALFYNSGSSHTKPLLLVLHSWSADYMQHFSIPYGVWAEKNDWVFIHPDYRGAYTNPKSTASELAIQDILDALAWAKANARIDTTRVYITGFSGGAMTTLIMVGRYPELWTAAAAWVPVYDLVEWYQTTKGARHDYSGYIENSCGGPPVNGNSAEKECRKRSVSSYLSNARRKEVHVYIATGIEDNFVPPSHSIRAFNDLAYRRDRIPEKYYTFIDKNHRLPPAMTGYFADSLYTDAGRYVLFEKKSRNAILKIFDGRHDVIYNAGLFWLSKQKKD, from the coding sequence ATGACAAGGTCACAAAACGATGACGATGAAAGGGTAAGAAATAATATGATTAAACACTTTATTTTTCTGGTGATTTTCCTGATCTCGGCTCCCGATAACGGTTATGAATCGGAGCTTGAGCTTTTGAGGGAAGACCGATATAAAACCTTTTACAAAATTGCGTATTCCTCCTTAGCCCGGATGTCAAAGGCTCGGGCATGGCGAACGGTGGCGCAGGGAGTGGAGGAAATTACAATACGATCATCTGCCGACAGCACCATGCAGCGGGCGCTGTTTTATAACTCAGGATCATCACATACAAAACCACTGCTTCTGGTGCTCCATTCCTGGAGCGCTGATTATATGCAGCATTTCAGCATCCCCTATGGAGTATGGGCGGAAAAAAACGACTGGGTGTTTATTCATCCCGATTACCGGGGAGCCTATACCAATCCGAAATCAACGGCATCGGAGCTTGCGATTCAGGATATTTTAGATGCCTTGGCCTGGGCAAAAGCAAATGCCCGGATTGATACAACCCGTGTCTACATTACGGGATTCTCGGGCGGGGCGATGACTACCCTTATTATGGTAGGGCGGTATCCGGAGTTATGGACAGCGGCCGCAGCCTGGGTGCCGGTCTACGATCTGGTGGAATGGTATCAGACCACAAAAGGCGCACGGCACGATTATTCGGGATATATCGAAAATTCCTGTGGCGGACCGCCGGTTAACGGAAACAGCGCTGAAAAGGAGTGTCGAAAACGGAGTGTCAGCAGCTATCTGAGTAACGCCCGGCGAAAGGAGGTGCATGTCTATATCGCAACGGGGATCGAAGATAATTTTGTTCCCCCGAGTCATTCGATCAGGGCATTTAATGATCTCGCCTATCGACGTGATAGAATACCGGAAAAGTATTATACCTTTATCGATAAAAATCACCGCCTCCCTCCTGCAATGACAGGATATTTTGCCGACAGTCTCTATACCGATGCCGGACGATACGTGCTGTTCGAGAAAAAATCGCGTAATGCAATCCTGAAAATATTCGACGGCCGTCACGATGTAATTTATAATGCAGGGTTATTCTGGTTAAGCAAGCAAAAAAAAGATTAA
- a CDS encoding acyltransferase family protein, with product MNSNTYETDRLLWPEIMKIAALFAVILIHSAAPLLVRYQKVGSTAWWIGNLYDSAARWCIPVFVMLSGTFLIDKADGSLLGRFLRRRVRRVLIPFLVWSGLYFLWRIYINHEPLAFKNFFTLIFLEPVYYHLWFLYILIGLYLIAPIVNVYMQHASTRSVLYFLILWVLFGSLLPMVESFYHFSIYPTVRNAESLFAYFGYFVLGRALRDVVPTPMQRLLLIIAWFVAFGATTVGTWYLTIVRNGGTFDALFYDYYSINVIVMALSIFLAMKGKGIVTADHVKPKGYQITIAVAACVPGMYLIHAMIISMLLRGLAGFSFSKSSLPLALGVPVFAGVVFAISLMIIIVIRKVPGVKWIVP from the coding sequence ATGAACTCCAATACGTACGAAACGGATCGCCTTCTCTGGCCGGAGATTATGAAAATCGCCGCATTATTTGCAGTCATCCTTATTCATAGTGCCGCACCGCTTCTGGTGAGATACCAGAAGGTGGGAAGTACTGCGTGGTGGATCGGCAATCTCTACGATTCGGCAGCCCGATGGTGTATTCCGGTTTTTGTTATGTTAAGCGGTACATTTCTTATTGATAAGGCGGACGGCTCTCTTCTCGGCCGGTTTCTCCGCCGCCGGGTTCGTCGAGTACTCATCCCTTTTCTTGTCTGGAGTGGATTGTATTTCTTGTGGCGCATTTATATCAACCATGAGCCCCTCGCTTTTAAAAATTTCTTTACGCTCATATTTCTGGAACCTGTCTATTACCACTTGTGGTTTCTGTATATTCTTATCGGACTTTACCTGATTGCGCCCATCGTTAATGTTTACATGCAGCATGCAAGCACTCGGAGTGTTCTCTATTTCCTGATTTTATGGGTACTATTCGGCTCCCTTCTTCCCATGGTCGAATCATTTTACCATTTCAGTATCTATCCAACGGTACGAAATGCCGAATCGCTTTTTGCTTACTTTGGCTATTTTGTGCTGGGCCGTGCACTTCGGGATGTTGTTCCAACCCCTATGCAGCGGCTGCTGCTTATTATTGCATGGTTCGTTGCCTTTGGAGCTACAACGGTGGGGACCTGGTACCTGACTATCGTGCGCAACGGCGGCACGTTCGATGCACTCTTTTACGATTATTACAGTATCAATGTCATAGTTATGGCGCTGAGCATATTTCTGGCGATGAAAGGAAAGGGCATTGTAACTGCAGATCATGTGAAGCCCAAAGGATACCAGATAACCATTGCCGTTGCTGCATGTGTGCCGGGAATGTATCTGATTCATGCCATGATTATTTCGATGCTTCTGCGGGGTCTGGCCGGTTTCAGTTTCAGTAAATCATCATTGCCCCTGGCACTTGGAGTGCCGGTTTTCGCAGGAGTCGTTTTCGCAATTTCGCTTATGATAATAATCGTGATCAGAAAAGTACCGGGGGTGAAGTGGATTGTGCCGTAA
- a CDS encoding AAA family ATPase codes for MTTKRIPTGIQGLDTILMGGLIANDTHLIYGTPGTGKTILCHQICFNCIKAQNMQCLYLNLHTESPNEIISHLDPFTFYDKDCLPGSLYYIMAQGQIKKHGVRSLIKMISESIQLKQADIFIFEGIGNALYQANSKFEFVDLITQIRSLGQMHTCTIILTNKQPQPDPALTVVDSIIQLSDIILGPRATKQVTIHKTRGSAFMAGRHEVELSSEGLRVYPQIESKIVPLSIVENGNSSRMSTGVGGLDEMMGGGIPVRSSTTIVGMPGVGKTTLGLSFLLEGACRGQEGVYMGFLETPSQLLRKTDSLNMPLRSMTEKGKIHMLWEAPHELILDALAERLINVLKTRNGEGEMRVFIDGIEGFAMAAIYSERIPLFFSAFLAHLRDCRATTLISKNMPLFTPPQLVGQIEFTDQLIDSTIILRYLRNKAHMCRFLSIVKMRESEYHANTRSFRIDKGGMSICDIDEKTEELLHGSSIQF; via the coding sequence ATGACCACCAAACGAATTCCAACGGGAATCCAAGGGCTTGATACAATACTGATGGGCGGTCTTATTGCCAATGATACACATCTTATATACGGCACCCCCGGCACAGGCAAAACTATTCTGTGTCATCAGATATGTTTTAACTGTATCAAGGCTCAGAATATGCAGTGTCTGTATCTCAACCTACACACCGAGAGCCCCAACGAAATTATTTCCCATCTGGATCCATTTACCTTTTACGATAAAGATTGCCTTCCGGGGTCACTCTATTACATAATGGCCCAGGGACAGATAAAAAAGCATGGGGTACGGAGCCTGATTAAGATGATCAGTGAATCGATTCAGCTAAAGCAGGCAGACATTTTTATATTTGAAGGAATAGGGAATGCCCTATACCAGGCAAATTCCAAATTTGAATTCGTGGATCTGATAACGCAAATCAGGTCGCTGGGACAGATGCACACCTGTACGATAATCCTGACAAACAAGCAGCCGCAGCCTGATCCGGCGTTAACCGTTGTCGACAGCATTATCCAGCTTTCGGATATTATTCTCGGCCCCCGGGCCACCAAGCAGGTCACGATTCACAAGACCCGGGGAAGCGCGTTTATGGCCGGGAGGCACGAAGTGGAGTTGTCGAGCGAGGGGCTCCGGGTGTATCCGCAGATAGAATCAAAAATTGTTCCGTTAAGTATAGTCGAGAACGGCAACTCTTCCCGTATGTCGACCGGTGTCGGGGGATTGGATGAAATGATGGGTGGGGGCATTCCTGTAAGATCGAGCACAACCATTGTGGGCATGCCGGGCGTGGGAAAAACCACCCTTGGACTTTCCTTTCTTCTGGAAGGCGCGTGTCGGGGGCAGGAGGGAGTATATATGGGGTTCCTCGAGACGCCGTCACAACTACTGCGCAAGACCGATAGTTTAAATATGCCGCTTCGCTCGATGACCGAAAAGGGGAAAATTCATATGCTCTGGGAAGCTCCCCATGAGCTTATTCTCGATGCTCTGGCTGAGCGGCTTATCAATGTTCTGAAAACTCGTAACGGTGAAGGGGAAATGCGGGTGTTTATCGATGGCATTGAAGGCTTTGCTATGGCCGCGATCTATTCGGAACGGATACCGCTCTTCTTTTCGGCCTTTCTGGCTCATCTTCGCGATTGCCGCGCAACGACGCTTATCAGCAAAAACATGCCGCTTTTCACACCGCCTCAGCTCGTGGGACAGATCGAATTTACCGATCAACTCATCGATTCGACAATTATCCTTCGCTATCTCAGAAATAAAGCGCACATGTGCAGGTTTCTTTCAATTGTCAAAATGCGGGAGAGTGAGTATCACGCCAACACGAGAAGCTTCCGGATAGATAAAGGCGGGATGAGCATTTGCGACATTGATGAAAAAACGGAGGAATTGTTGCATGGATCCAGTATTCAATTCTAA
- a CDS encoding response regulator: MMVAIVDDDWGMLEVLTLILEKNGYTTKTFSDSEECWEWISNPSNKCPDILISDLMMPVFDGVELISKIRSETHCHNIPIILISSVTRVEDRDDLWDVFLHKSFRRKQFLETIDKAMAIRKNKCRKN, encoded by the coding sequence ATGATGGTTGCTATTGTTGATGATGATTGGGGGATGCTCGAAGTACTCACCTTGATTCTTGAAAAAAACGGCTATACGACAAAAACCTTTTCCGATTCAGAGGAATGCTGGGAATGGATCAGCAATCCATCGAATAAATGTCCCGATATTCTCATTTCCGATCTGATGATGCCGGTATTTGACGGTGTCGAGCTTATTTCAAAAATCCGTTCCGAAACCCATTGCCATAACATCCCGATTATTCTCATAAGTTCAGTTACCAGGGTTGAAGACCGTGATGACCTCTGGGATGTTTTTCTCCATAAATCATTCCGCCGCAAGCAATTCCTGGAAACCATCGATAAAGCAATGGCTATTCGTAAAAACAAGTGCAGGAAAAATTGA
- a CDS encoding DUF362 domain-containing protein, translating to MKIAPVKGNENDILQSEGGHTMASKVSIAHNPDIAKSVPQALDMLGDLSELFKGKHVAIKPNDTWVSPDDTTACTQADTVQAAIRYVKQFSPRVITITGGSGDGQTDEVFRILGIDRIIREERVAFFDHNRPPFESVRLDSGPQEEVMVNPHIFSYDTLVSLSQHKVHKHATVTLTMKNIGMSYPAADYYGHPRSRGLNPHNFFDDLHGFIAAMCKRFPPQLGIITGHPAMTDTGPIGGYTFESDLVVAGTDFVATDTIGAWLLGKEHVAHIEQAAHLVLGTADMKQIEIAGMPLDDALQIMTEKISAPDVADIQGK from the coding sequence ATGAAGATTGCGCCTGTTAAGGGCAATGAGAACGATATACTCCAATCTGAAGGAGGACACACTATGGCATCAAAAGTATCGATAGCACACAATCCCGATATTGCAAAGAGCGTTCCCCAGGCACTCGATATGCTGGGGGATTTAAGTGAGCTTTTTAAGGGCAAACACGTGGCGATCAAGCCAAACGATACGTGGGTGTCACCGGATGATACTACCGCCTGCACCCAGGCCGACACGGTACAAGCCGCGATCCGGTATGTCAAACAGTTCAGCCCGCGGGTCATAACGATTACCGGTGGCTCGGGTGACGGACAAACTGATGAGGTTTTCCGTATTCTGGGAATCGATCGTATAATCAGAGAAGAACGGGTTGCCTTTTTTGACCACAACCGCCCTCCCTTCGAATCGGTGAGGCTCGATTCCGGCCCTCAGGAGGAGGTCATGGTCAATCCCCATATATTTTCCTACGATACCCTTGTTTCTTTGTCGCAGCATAAGGTACACAAGCATGCAACCGTTACGTTGACAATGAAAAATATCGGTATGTCTTATCCAGCGGCCGATTATTACGGGCATCCGCGCAGCAGGGGGTTGAATCCGCACAATTTCTTTGATGATCTCCATGGGTTTATCGCCGCCATGTGCAAACGATTTCCGCCGCAGCTGGGAATAATCACAGGCCATCCGGCCATGACAGATACCGGCCCGATCGGGGGATATACATTCGAATCGGACCTCGTTGTGGCCGGAACCGATTTCGTTGCAACAGATACAATCGGTGCATGGCTCTTAGGAAAAGAACATGTTGCCCATATCGAACAGGCTGCACACCTCGTCCTGGGAACGGCCGACATGAAGCAGATCGAGATAGCAGGGATGCCCCTCGATGATGCCCTGCAGATTATGACCGAAAAAATTTCGGCTCCGGATGTTGCCGATATTCAGGGTAAGTGA
- a CDS encoding sodium:calcium antiporter — MAAVAIGILGTHLSTVADRLADKTGMGEALMGGIFLGASTSLSGITASAVAAAHGYAELSLSNAIGGIAAQMLMLVVADLAYPRVNLEHAAASVESMMQGALQITMLGLLLFAFIGPDLSMFGIHYMTPILPITYIAGMHYISRGLKRPMWQPRITSETKTDEPQEAPQEGKSLIKIWINFIATAMGIMASGWALTVAAEGIAEKTVLSQSIMGGLFVAVTTSLAELVTSIAAVRRGALTLAVSGILGGNAFDALFAAIADVFYRDGPIYAAVSKREAGLLAITIIMSGLLLLGLLRREKRGIARIGFEGIGIIIVYAVGIVVLAR; from the coding sequence ATTGCAGCAGTGGCTATCGGTATTCTGGGAACTCATCTGAGTACAGTCGCCGACCGTCTTGCCGATAAAACCGGTATGGGTGAGGCCCTGATGGGCGGTATTTTTTTAGGCGCAAGTACGTCACTGTCGGGCATAACTGCATCAGCAGTTGCGGCCGCGCACGGTTATGCCGAACTGTCTCTTTCCAATGCTATCGGTGGTATTGCGGCACAGATGCTCATGCTTGTCGTTGCGGATCTGGCCTATCCCCGTGTCAACCTGGAGCACGCCGCAGCATCGGTGGAGAGCATGATGCAGGGAGCACTTCAGATAACCATGCTCGGCCTTTTGCTCTTTGCATTTATCGGTCCTGATTTGTCGATGTTCGGTATTCATTACATGACACCGATTCTTCCTATTACCTACATAGCCGGCATGCACTATATCTCCCGAGGCCTGAAAAGGCCCATGTGGCAGCCGAGGATAACATCAGAAACCAAAACCGATGAGCCCCAGGAAGCGCCCCAGGAGGGAAAATCACTGATAAAAATCTGGATCAATTTTATCGCAACCGCCATGGGTATTATGGCATCGGGGTGGGCACTCACTGTTGCAGCTGAGGGCATTGCTGAAAAAACGGTCCTCTCTCAAAGCATTATGGGTGGCCTCTTTGTCGCGGTGACAACATCCCTGGCCGAACTGGTGACATCAATCGCTGCAGTACGTCGAGGCGCGCTTACCCTTGCGGTCAGCGGTATCCTCGGGGGCAATGCTTTCGATGCCCTCTTTGCTGCTATTGCCGATGTTTTCTATCGTGACGGTCCGATCTATGCTGCAGTATCGAAACGTGAAGCCGGTCTTCTGGCAATTACGATTATTATGTCGGGTCTTCTTTTACTCGGTCTCCTTCGAAGAGAAAAACGGGGAATTGCCCGAATCGGCTTTGAAGGGATCGGAATTATTATTGTATATGCGGTGGGGATTGTTGTGTTGGCGAGGTGA
- a CDS encoding methyltransferase domain-containing protein, protein MSKIFNPEKMHRLDSKNRRQLIPPQKVLKMLDLKPGETLLDIGAGIGYFAIPALEFVGNTGKVIAADISSVMLDELKRRSGTRKNLETLRCSPDAIPLPDSSANTVLFAFVYHEIDDRVAYLKEIHRLLKDNGEVAIVEWDTVVSPGGPPLNDRLGMDRVISETQNAGLVLVKGERINEYQYLVLAKKKY, encoded by the coding sequence ATGAGCAAGATATTCAACCCCGAAAAAATGCATCGTCTTGACAGTAAGAACCGTAGACAGCTTATACCGCCCCAAAAAGTGCTGAAAATGCTCGATCTCAAACCCGGTGAGACCCTTCTGGATATCGGCGCTGGAATCGGCTATTTCGCTATTCCGGCGCTCGAATTTGTGGGCAATACAGGAAAAGTCATTGCAGCCGATATCTCCTCCGTGATGCTCGATGAACTCAAACGGCGGTCGGGAACCCGAAAAAACCTTGAGACCCTCCGGTGCAGCCCCGATGCGATCCCTCTACCGGACAGCAGTGCAAACACAGTACTTTTTGCATTTGTCTATCACGAAATAGATGATCGGGTGGCCTACCTCAAAGAAATCCATCGATTGCTAAAGGACAACGGAGAAGTTGCAATTGTTGAATGGGACACGGTTGTATCTCCCGGAGGCCCGCCGCTTAACGACAGACTGGGAATGGACAGGGTGATTTCCGAAACACAAAATGCGGGACTCGTCCTTGTTAAAGGTGAAAGAATTAACGAGTATCAGTATCTTGTCCTTGCAAAAAAAAAGTACTGA
- a CDS encoding peptidase M15D vanX D-ala-D-ala dipeptidase yields MHLNAAEPAYSKTVPLKDNSAAYERKLVGLGFVDVRTLDSTIRVELKYGGTDNFMKADVYGGLKKCYLRRPAAEILAAANAYLKQKYPHLRILVADGFRPRRVQRKMWNLVKNTAMQNYVANPKWGSMHNYGCAVDVTIADTNGIRLDMGCPIDHFGPLSQPRLEKKYLQSGRLTKQQVANRHILRDAMTQAGFLPLAIEWWHFNAFDKKAVRKRYDIVE; encoded by the coding sequence TTGCATCTCAACGCGGCCGAACCGGCGTATTCGAAAACAGTTCCTCTCAAGGACAACAGCGCAGCTTATGAAAGAAAACTTGTTGGCCTGGGGTTTGTGGATGTTCGCACCCTCGATTCGACAATCAGAGTGGAACTCAAATACGGCGGTACCGATAATTTCATGAAAGCCGATGTTTATGGTGGTTTAAAAAAATGTTACCTCCGCCGTCCGGCTGCAGAAATACTGGCTGCTGCCAATGCATATCTGAAACAGAAGTATCCTCATTTGAGAATTCTTGTGGCTGATGGATTCCGGCCTCGTCGGGTGCAGCGGAAAATGTGGAATCTGGTGAAAAATACAGCCATGCAAAATTATGTCGCCAATCCGAAATGGGGCTCCATGCACAACTATGGCTGCGCGGTCGATGTCACCATTGCCGATACAAATGGCATCCGCCTCGACATGGGATGTCCCATCGATCACTTCGGCCCCCTTTCCCAGCCCCGACTCGAAAAAAAATATCTCCAATCAGGCCGTCTCACAAAACAGCAAGTCGCCAACCGTCATATCCTTCGTGATGCCATGACTCAAGCAGGGTTTCTCCCCCTTGCAATCGAATGGTGGCATTTTAATGCCTTCGACAAAAAAGCCGTGCGTAAACGATATGATATCGTTGAATAA
- a CDS encoding DUF2383 domain-containing protein — protein MESEKQITEHLVSLIKIDIDASHGYSQAIDEVEDPDIQEQLIRYQEDHERHIDDLSALLLDMGEEPPELTRDIKGYFIEGMTALRSRMGTEQALKAMEQNEKLTNKTYGDARKWDVPQEVHEVIQRNFTDEQEHLKYIQETLKKRTWEQKTHV, from the coding sequence ATGGAATCAGAAAAACAAATAACTGAACATTTAGTCTCATTAATAAAAATCGATATCGATGCATCTCATGGATACAGCCAGGCTATTGACGAAGTTGAGGATCCTGATATTCAGGAACAACTCATTCGGTATCAGGAAGATCATGAACGTCATATCGATGATCTTTCAGCGCTTCTGCTCGATATGGGAGAAGAACCGCCGGAGCTGACGCGTGATATTAAAGGATATTTCATTGAAGGCATGACCGCACTGCGAAGCAGAATGGGAACCGAACAGGCGCTCAAGGCCATGGAACAAAATGAAAAACTTACCAACAAGACCTATGGTGATGCTCGAAAATGGGATGTCCCTCAGGAGGTACACGAGGTAATCCAGCGTAATTTTACTGATGAACAGGAGCATCTCAAATACATCCAGGAGACACTCAAAAAGCGCACCTGGGAGCAGAAGACCCATGTTTAG
- a CDS encoding arsenate reductase ArsC, translated as MYQSTERIKRSTMKVLFLCTGNSCRSQMAEGLARHLKGDRIDAFSAGIETHGLNEYAVKVMAEAGVDISGHRSKHLDEFKNIEFDWVITVCDAANESCPVFPGKVKRYHVSFDDPPRLAKDVQSEEEKLDVYRRVRDEIRWFVERLPDSLNRE; from the coding sequence ATGTACCAATCAACGGAAAGGATAAAGCGGAGTACTATGAAAGTCCTGTTTTTATGCACCGGGAATTCCTGCCGGAGTCAGATGGCTGAGGGGTTGGCCCGTCATCTTAAAGGCGACCGTATCGACGCTTTTTCGGCAGGTATCGAGACACACGGGCTCAATGAATATGCGGTGAAAGTAATGGCCGAAGCCGGGGTTGATATTTCGGGCCATCGGTCAAAACATCTCGATGAATTCAAAAACATTGAGTTCGACTGGGTTATTACGGTGTGCGATGCGGCAAATGAATCCTGCCCGGTTTTTCCGGGAAAGGTCAAGCGGTATCATGTCAGTTTCGATGATCCGCCGAGGCTTGCGAAGGATGTGCAAAGCGAAGAAGAAAAACTTGATGTCTACCGTCGGGTACGTGATGAAATACGGTGGTTTGTGGAAAGATTGCCGGATTCATTGAACAGAGAATGA